The following are encoded in a window of Kitasatospora fiedleri genomic DNA:
- a CDS encoding thiamine pyrophosphate-binding protein yields MHTSSVGGTTARDLLHSLVDHGYTLATGVPCSLLNGAFRLLEEPGDDPRLAALRYLPAPREDSAVGVASGAVVAGEQAVVLMQNSGLGYCLNVLTSFNLIYDVPVLLVVSWRGHDGNDAVEHDVIGAELLALLDLFTFPHTLLDPADPAGSVARVIDQMKREQRCGVLVVREGI; encoded by the coding sequence ATGCACACGTCCAGCGTGGGCGGCACCACCGCCCGCGACCTGCTGCACAGCCTGGTCGACCACGGCTACACGCTGGCCACCGGCGTCCCCTGCAGCCTGCTGAACGGCGCGTTCCGGCTGCTGGAGGAGCCCGGCGACGACCCGCGGCTGGCCGCCCTGCGCTACCTGCCCGCCCCCCGCGAGGACAGCGCCGTCGGCGTCGCCTCGGGCGCGGTGGTCGCCGGCGAGCAGGCCGTGGTCCTGATGCAGAACTCCGGGCTCGGCTACTGCCTGAACGTGCTCACCTCGTTCAACCTGATCTACGACGTGCCGGTGCTGCTCGTGGTCAGCTGGCGCGGCCACGACGGCAACGACGCGGTCGAGCACGACGTGATCGGCGCCGAACTCCTCGCGCTGCTCGACCTGTTCACGTTCCCCCACACCCTCCTCGACCCGGCCGACCCGGCCGGGTCGGTGGCCCGGGTGATCGACCAGATGAAGCGGGAGCAGCGCTGCGGCGTGCTCGTCGTCCGGGAAGGGATCTGA
- a CDS encoding ATP-grasp domain-containing protein: MSAPDPHLVLLLGAGGISPDAALASARRVTSEISVVWYQGGPSAAAAQALRTAWSAGCTGEWLTVADHLAVPDLLAELHARRPVHGVATFGEPLIVAQAEAQRRLGLPGNPPEAVRTAQSKLAQRRRLREAGVEKIRFREVTCEADLAEAAAEVGFPAVLKPVHGAASFLVAKVHDEAELRERLRAALDAYRTSPLFDPEPRFVLEQLLVGDDWYGRPGFGDYVSVESLVEDGRVRHVAITDKLPLDAFVETGHLMPTSLPEERRRQVLEHAGRVIAAMGIRWGATHLELKLTPDGPACIELNARLGGPIGHLLRACADTDIAADVVRLALGRPAEGDYRAVRHALYRSVPPPAEAVTLVRQTPREELLAAFPELVFCKTRFAPGAELHPDRPYGVLTFLLAGEDPAHCAELAERVLAAHRAEYAPLG, encoded by the coding sequence GTGAGCGCCCCCGACCCGCACCTGGTGCTGCTGCTGGGCGCCGGCGGCATCTCCCCGGACGCCGCGCTGGCCTCCGCCCGGCGGGTGACCTCCGAGATCAGCGTGGTCTGGTACCAGGGCGGCCCGTCCGCCGCCGCGGCGCAGGCGCTGCGCACGGCCTGGAGCGCCGGCTGCACCGGCGAGTGGCTGACCGTCGCCGACCACCTGGCCGTCCCCGACCTGCTGGCGGAGCTGCACGCCCGCCGCCCGGTGCACGGCGTCGCCACCTTCGGCGAGCCGCTGATCGTGGCCCAGGCCGAGGCCCAGCGGCGCCTGGGCCTGCCCGGCAACCCGCCGGAGGCGGTCCGCACCGCGCAGTCCAAGCTGGCGCAGCGCCGCCGGCTGCGGGAGGCGGGCGTCGAGAAGATCCGCTTCCGGGAGGTCACCTGCGAGGCCGACCTCGCGGAGGCCGCCGCCGAGGTGGGCTTCCCCGCGGTGCTCAAGCCGGTGCACGGCGCGGCCAGCTTCCTGGTCGCCAAGGTCCACGACGAGGCCGAGCTGCGGGAGCGGCTGCGCGCCGCCCTGGACGCCTACCGCACCTCCCCGCTGTTCGACCCGGAGCCGCGGTTCGTCCTGGAGCAGCTGCTGGTCGGCGACGACTGGTACGGGCGGCCCGGGTTCGGCGACTACGTCAGCGTCGAGTCGCTGGTCGAGGACGGCCGGGTCCGGCACGTCGCGATCACCGACAAGCTCCCGCTCGACGCGTTCGTGGAGACCGGCCACCTGATGCCCACCTCGCTGCCCGAGGAGCGCCGCCGCCAGGTGCTGGAGCACGCCGGGCGGGTCATCGCGGCGATGGGCATCCGCTGGGGCGCCACCCACCTGGAGCTCAAGCTCACCCCGGACGGGCCCGCCTGCATCGAGCTGAACGCCCGGCTCGGCGGCCCGATCGGCCACCTGCTGCGGGCCTGCGCCGACACCGACATCGCGGCCGACGTCGTCCGGCTGGCGCTCGGCCGCCCGGCCGAGGGCGACTACCGGGCCGTCCGCCACGCGCTGTACCGCTCGGTGCCGCCGCCCGCCGAGGCGGTCACCCTGGTCCGGCAGACCCCGCGCGAGGAACTGCTGGCGGCCTTCCCGGAGCTGGTGTTCTGCAAGACCCGCTTCGCCCCCGGCGCCGAACTGCACCCGGACCGCCCGTACGGCGTCCTGACGTTCCTGCTGGCCGGCGAGGACCCGGCGCACTGCGCCGAGCTCGCCGAACGGGTGCTGGCCGCCCATCGGGCCGAGTACGCCCCGCTCGGCTGA
- a CDS encoding TauD/TfdA family dioxygenase, producing the protein MFEEFAIDCSGRSAEEIEAAALASVAAHRLAYLRNFPIEVDRYIALLSRLGELCPNYAAGSTKAAYALHEAINVVRCRAPQAEGVERVQEKAGSLPMHSGRSFARRRPLYLAMLMADPGWQGFEPGRNGESLLVRWGDVLAALRERHPEHWAEDLRQLTGLAMSFPASHLDEAPSELPFLYLPGTPRYTPVADDCAARLPQDLGRLRKAAGEIEGGERWFEAVERFHAAANDPALQQVYLMRAGDVVIIDNDRHGHGRQHVVAARTAADGRTEVNPRTIWSVNIQ; encoded by the coding sequence GTGTTCGAAGAATTCGCCATCGACTGTTCCGGCCGCTCCGCCGAGGAGATCGAGGCCGCCGCCCTCGCCTCGGTCGCCGCGCACCGGCTCGCCTACCTCCGCAACTTCCCGATCGAGGTGGACCGCTACATCGCCCTGCTGTCCCGGCTCGGCGAGCTGTGCCCCAACTACGCGGCCGGCTCGACCAAGGCCGCGTACGCGCTGCACGAGGCGATCAACGTGGTCCGCTGCCGGGCGCCGCAGGCCGAGGGGGTCGAGCGGGTCCAGGAGAAGGCCGGCTCGCTGCCCATGCACTCGGGCCGCTCCTTCGCCCGGCGCCGCCCGCTGTACCTGGCCATGCTGATGGCCGACCCGGGCTGGCAGGGCTTCGAGCCCGGCCGCAACGGGGAGTCCCTGCTGGTGCGCTGGGGCGACGTGCTGGCCGCGCTGCGCGAGCGCCACCCCGAGCACTGGGCCGAGGACCTGCGGCAGCTCACCGGCCTCGCGATGAGCTTCCCCGCCTCGCACCTCGACGAGGCCCCCTCCGAGCTGCCCTTCCTCTACCTGCCCGGCACCCCCCGGTACACCCCGGTGGCGGACGACTGCGCGGCCCGGCTGCCGCAGGACCTCGGGCGGCTGCGCAAGGCCGCCGGGGAGATCGAGGGCGGCGAGCGCTGGTTCGAGGCGGTCGAGCGCTTCCACGCCGCCGCCAACGACCCGGCCCTCCAGCAGGTCTACCTGATGCGCGCGGGCGACGTCGTGATCATCGACAACGACCGCCACGGGCACGGCCGGCAGCACGTGGTGGCGGCGCGGACCGCCGCCGACGGCCGGACCGAGGTCAATCCGCGCACCATCTGGAGCGTCAACATCCAGTGA
- a CDS encoding P-loop NTPase family protein: MRPAPVCTCLPGATLWLADAREHDAGAELAALLRTGHHRRAEFLPVFPPLPGEDPAGAVRRTGMVAEILARNGVLAVVAGAGPEPSGLAEVRERHRLSGTAFLAPAAGPGPAPTVDALLALLGAHHLVRRT; encoded by the coding sequence ATGAGGCCGGCCCCCGTCTGCACCTGCCTGCCGGGCGCGACCCTCTGGCTGGCGGACGCCCGGGAGCACGACGCCGGGGCGGAGCTCGCCGCGCTGCTGCGCACCGGGCACCACCGCCGGGCCGAGTTCCTCCCGGTGTTCCCGCCGCTGCCGGGGGAGGACCCGGCCGGGGCCGTCCGGCGCACCGGGATGGTGGCCGAGATCCTCGCCCGCAACGGGGTCCTGGCGGTGGTGGCCGGCGCCGGCCCCGAGCCGTCCGGGCTGGCCGAGGTGCGCGAGCGCCACCGGCTGTCCGGCACCGCCTTCCTCGCCCCGGCCGCCGGGCCCGGCCCCGCGCCCACGGTCGACGCCCTGCTCGCCCTGCTCGGCGCGCACCACCTGGTCCGCCGCACCTGA
- a CDS encoding cation:proton antiporter, whose translation MPDVDLFRLLAGLVLLLMSAHLLGRVFARFRQPPVIGEIVGGLLFGPSLFGLLAPHAQGWLFPRTGPAASGLALVYQLGTLLLMFLAGAQMRAVFSRRDGRTVGLVAVVGMVVPFAFGLGLAPFLDLGRVVGPAGDRAALTLVLACAVAITSIPVISRIMLDLGILGTDFARVVLSVAVLEDIALNVVISVALGMVNDGRHDSFGAAALLGVGDGPAALAYHALAPVVLFALMAAVGVAVRRRTATAGRRAGGVAVQLSAVLAASAGCLFAGITPMYGAFLVGLVAGWGGAVRGAGEEPARAVHAFAANFFIPVYFAVVGLKLDLVHSFDPLLTVLFIAFACVVKAGSVYAGARWSGCPPVRSANLAVAMNARGGPGIVLATLAYDADIINATLFTTLVLTAVVTSLMAGGWLERAVSRGQLATDRPVAGEPVAVRAGAA comes from the coding sequence ATGCCTGACGTCGATCTGTTCCGGCTGCTGGCCGGACTGGTGCTGCTGCTGATGTCGGCGCACCTGCTGGGCAGGGTGTTCGCCCGCTTCCGCCAACCCCCGGTGATCGGTGAGATCGTCGGGGGTCTGTTGTTCGGGCCCTCGCTGTTCGGCCTGCTGGCCCCGCACGCCCAGGGCTGGCTGTTCCCGCGGACCGGTCCGGCGGCGTCCGGGCTGGCGCTGGTCTACCAGCTCGGCACGCTGCTGCTGATGTTCCTGGCCGGGGCGCAGATGCGGGCGGTGTTCTCCCGGCGCGACGGCCGGACGGTGGGCCTGGTGGCCGTGGTCGGGATGGTGGTGCCGTTCGCCTTCGGGCTGGGGCTCGCGCCGTTCCTCGACCTGGGGCGGGTGGTCGGCCCGGCGGGGGACCGGGCGGCGCTGACCCTGGTGCTGGCCTGCGCGGTGGCGATCACCAGCATTCCGGTGATCTCCCGGATCATGCTCGACCTGGGCATCCTCGGCACCGACTTCGCCCGGGTGGTGCTCTCGGTGGCGGTCCTGGAGGACATCGCGCTCAACGTGGTGATCTCGGTGGCGCTCGGCATGGTGAACGACGGGCGGCACGACAGCTTCGGGGCGGCGGCGCTGCTCGGGGTCGGCGACGGCCCGGCCGCGCTGGCCTACCACGCACTGGCGCCGGTGGTGCTGTTCGCGCTGATGGCGGCGGTCGGGGTGGCGGTGCGCCGCCGGACGGCCACCGCGGGTCGCCGGGCGGGCGGGGTGGCCGTCCAGCTGTCGGCGGTGCTGGCGGCGTCCGCGGGCTGCCTGTTCGCCGGGATCACCCCGATGTACGGTGCCTTCCTGGTCGGCCTGGTGGCCGGCTGGGGCGGGGCGGTGCGGGGCGCGGGGGAGGAGCCCGCGCGGGCGGTGCACGCCTTCGCCGCGAACTTCTTCATCCCGGTGTACTTCGCCGTGGTGGGCCTGAAGCTCGACCTGGTGCACTCCTTCGACCCGCTGCTCACCGTGCTGTTCATCGCCTTCGCCTGCGTGGTGAAGGCGGGCAGCGTGTACGCGGGGGCCCGCTGGTCGGGCTGTCCGCCGGTGCGCTCGGCCAACCTGGCGGTGGCGATGAACGCCCGGGGCGGCCCGGGCATCGTCCTGGCCACGCTGGCGTACGACGCGGACATCATCAACGCGACGCTGTTCACCACCCTGGTGCTGACCGCGGTCGTCACCTCGCTGATGGCCGGCGGCTGGCTCGAACGGGCGGTCTCCCGGGGGCAGTTGGCGACGGACCGGCCGGTGGCCGGGGAGCCCGTCGCGGTCCGGGCGGGTGCGGCATGA
- a CDS encoding sulfate adenylyltransferase subunit 1, translating into MTTQTTASLLRFATAGSVDDGKSTLVGRLLHDSKSVLADQLEAVEHASRRRGQEAPDLALLTDGLRAEREQGITIDVAYRYFATTRRRFILADTPGHVQYTRNMVTGASTAELAVVLVDARNGVVEQTRRHAAVAALLRVPHVVLAVNKMDLVDYAEPVFATIAEQFTAYAASLGVKDVVAIPISALAGDNVVEPSAAMDWYGGPTLLEHLETVPVGIDPAAEPARFPVQYVIRPQSEEFHDYRGYAGQLASGVLRVGDAVTVLPSGHTTTVAAIDALGTPTEIAWAPQSVTVRLADDIDISRGDLIAAGRPPAPTKDVEATVCHLNERPLHVGAKVLLKHTTRTVRALVKDIGYRIDIDTLHQRPATDGLHVNDIGHVLLRTAEPLALDDYTTNRRTGSFILIDPTDGTTLTAGMAGSTAEEWTRHA; encoded by the coding sequence ATGACGACACAGACCACCGCCTCGCTGCTGCGCTTCGCCACCGCCGGGTCCGTGGACGACGGCAAGTCCACCCTGGTGGGCCGGCTGCTGCACGACTCCAAATCCGTGCTCGCCGACCAACTGGAGGCCGTCGAGCACGCCTCGCGCCGCCGCGGCCAGGAGGCCCCCGACCTGGCGCTGCTCACCGACGGCCTGCGCGCCGAACGCGAACAGGGCATCACCATCGACGTCGCCTACCGCTACTTCGCCACCACCCGACGCCGCTTCATCCTCGCCGACACCCCCGGCCACGTGCAGTACACCCGCAACATGGTCACCGGCGCCTCCACCGCCGAACTCGCCGTCGTCCTCGTCGACGCCCGCAACGGCGTGGTCGAGCAGACCCGCCGCCACGCCGCGGTCGCCGCCCTGCTGCGCGTCCCGCACGTGGTGCTGGCCGTCAACAAGATGGACCTCGTCGACTACGCCGAACCCGTCTTCGCGACCATCGCCGAACAGTTCACCGCCTACGCCGCCTCGCTCGGCGTCAAGGACGTCGTCGCCATCCCGATCTCGGCGCTGGCCGGCGACAACGTGGTCGAGCCCTCGGCCGCGATGGACTGGTACGGCGGCCCCACCCTGCTGGAGCACCTGGAGACCGTGCCCGTCGGCATCGACCCGGCCGCCGAGCCGGCCCGCTTCCCGGTCCAGTACGTGATCCGGCCGCAGAGCGAGGAGTTCCACGACTACCGCGGCTATGCCGGCCAGCTGGCCTCCGGCGTCCTGCGCGTCGGTGACGCGGTGACGGTGCTGCCCTCGGGCCACACCACCACCGTCGCGGCGATCGACGCGCTCGGCACCCCCACCGAGATCGCCTGGGCCCCGCAGTCGGTGACGGTCCGCCTCGCGGACGACATCGACATCTCCCGCGGCGACCTGATCGCGGCCGGCCGGCCCCCCGCCCCCACCAAGGACGTCGAGGCCACCGTCTGCCACCTCAACGAACGCCCCCTGCACGTCGGCGCCAAAGTGCTCCTCAAACACACCACCCGCACCGTGCGTGCCCTCGTCAAGGACATCGGCTACCGCATCGACATCGACACCCTCCACCAGCGCCCCGCCACCGACGGACTGCACGTCAACGACATCGGCCACGTACTCCTGCGCACCGCCGAACCCCTGGCCCTGGACGACTACACCACCAACCGCCGCACCGGCTCGTTCATCCTGATCGACCCGACCGACGGCACCACCCTCACCGCCGGCATGGCCGGTTCGACCGCGGAGGAATGGACCCGCCATGCCTGA
- the cysD gene encoding sulfate adenylyltransferase subunit CysD, with protein MTTATPAPVLRTAHLDALEAESVHIFREVAGEFERPVILFSGGKDSIVMLHLALKAFAPAPVPFALLHVDTGHNFPEVLDYRDRTVARHHLRLHVASVQDYIDRGLLRERPDGTRNPLQTVPLLDAIERGKFDAVFGGGRRDEEKARAKERVFSLRDEFGAWDPRRQRPELWSLYNGRHAVGEHVRVFPLSNWTELDVWQYIEREGIELPEIYYAHRREVFRRDGMWLTAGEWGGPKESETVETRLVRYRTVGDMSCTGAVDSDATTIEAVITEIAASRLTERGATRADDKMSEAAMEDRKREGYF; from the coding sequence ATGACGACCGCGACCCCCGCCCCCGTCCTGCGCACCGCCCACCTGGACGCCCTCGAAGCGGAGTCGGTGCACATCTTCCGCGAGGTGGCGGGCGAGTTCGAGCGGCCGGTGATCCTGTTCTCCGGCGGCAAGGACTCCATCGTGATGCTCCACCTCGCACTGAAGGCCTTCGCCCCCGCGCCGGTGCCCTTCGCTCTCCTGCACGTCGACACCGGCCACAACTTCCCCGAAGTCCTGGACTACCGCGACCGCACCGTCGCCCGGCACCACCTGCGGCTGCACGTCGCCTCCGTGCAGGACTACATCGACCGCGGCCTGCTGCGCGAACGCCCCGACGGCACCCGCAACCCCCTCCAGACCGTCCCCCTCCTCGACGCCATCGAGCGGGGCAAGTTCGACGCCGTCTTCGGCGGCGGGCGCCGCGACGAGGAGAAGGCCCGCGCCAAGGAACGCGTCTTCTCCCTGCGCGACGAGTTCGGCGCCTGGGACCCGCGCCGCCAGCGCCCCGAACTGTGGTCCCTCTACAACGGCCGCCACGCCGTGGGCGAGCACGTCCGGGTCTTCCCGCTCTCCAACTGGACCGAACTCGACGTGTGGCAGTACATCGAGCGCGAGGGCATCGAGCTCCCGGAGATCTACTACGCCCACCGGCGCGAGGTGTTCCGGCGCGACGGCATGTGGCTGACCGCGGGCGAGTGGGGCGGCCCGAAGGAGAGCGAGACGGTCGAGACCCGCCTGGTGCGCTACCGCACCGTGGGCGACATGTCCTGCACCGGCGCCGTCGACTCCGACGCCACCACCATCGAGGCCGTGATCACCGAGATCGCCGCCTCCCGCCTCACCGAACGAGGGGCGACGCGCGCCGACGACAAGATGTCCGAGGCCGCCATGGAGGACCGCAAGCGCGAGGGGTACTTCTAA
- the cysC gene encoding adenylyl-sulfate kinase has product MTAPAPVQRGATVWLTGLPSAGKTTLACALAERLRAEGHRVEVLDGDEIREFLSQGLGFSREDRHTNVTRIGFVAQKLAANGVKVLAPVIAPFADSRDAVRARHAANGTPFLEVHVATPVDVCSARDVKGLYAKQAAGELSGLTGVDDPYEVPENPDLRLRTEGRTTADTVTELHRLLIRKGLV; this is encoded by the coding sequence GTGACCGCGCCGGCACCCGTCCAGCGCGGCGCCACCGTGTGGCTGACCGGCCTGCCCAGTGCGGGCAAGACCACCCTCGCGTGCGCGCTGGCCGAGCGGCTGCGGGCCGAGGGGCACCGGGTCGAGGTGCTGGACGGTGACGAGATCCGCGAGTTCCTCTCCCAGGGCCTCGGGTTCAGCCGCGAGGACCGGCACACCAACGTCACCCGGATCGGTTTCGTCGCCCAGAAGCTCGCCGCCAACGGCGTCAAGGTGCTCGCCCCGGTGATCGCCCCGTTCGCCGACTCCCGCGACGCCGTGCGCGCACGACACGCGGCGAACGGCACACCGTTCCTGGAAGTGCACGTGGCCACGCCCGTCGACGTCTGCTCCGCGCGGGACGTCAAGGGCCTCTACGCCAAGCAGGCCGCCGGCGAGCTCTCCGGACTGACCGGAGTGGACGACCCGTACGAGGTGCCGGAGAACCCGGACCTGCGGCTGCGCACCGAAGGCCGCACCACGGCCGACACCGTCACCGAACTGCACCGACTCCTCATCCGGAAGGGACTGGTATGA
- a CDS encoding inositol monophosphatase family protein, with protein sequence MRILVLHQNLFDRLGYERAIDHEAHDVTYAGAPEYLDNIPDRIRCEKFPWDPARDVAEQLRPLLAATPHQRVLARHEKLITPAAELRAEFDIPGQLPDTARNFRDKLAMKSAVAAAGLRVPRHLPADALPDTAPWPGRTVLKPRDGSGSQGVRVFDSYADAAAHLRAQDDPRAAARLELEEYVDGPIWHVDGFLFRGEPVIVQPSRYIGTPLGFERGEPVGTVQRDDPALADWAVRCVRALGGETLTFHLEAIETADGPVFLEAAARCGGGYIVRATELRTGAYLHTLDMASDVDDALAERFIGPARADLHHGFFLYPGHVHGSAPVTVRVADGLLDDPVLTGHRLAPPGTRCPSAPSYRPENLPLSGTVAHPDPDAAETWIRRLFARTTVHVHHPAAEAYDGTAAGPEDHELAHRLAEQAGELLLGLRTETALADPGSLKDLGDARSHAFLTAELARHRPQDAVLSEEGVADPARLDAHRVWIVDPLDGTREYAEAGRADWAVHVALWVDGRLAAGAVALPARGTTLSTARPHPAADPTARDLLGSRTRPPAFLARVAARVGSDLVGMGSAGAKSAAVLLGEARAYVHAGGQYEWDSAAPAAVALAAGYHVSRLDGSPMRYNQADPYLPDLLVCRTEDAPVLLAAIAVETAAETPAEDRP encoded by the coding sequence GTGCGAATCCTGGTCCTTCACCAGAACCTGTTTGACCGGCTCGGCTACGAGCGGGCCATCGACCACGAGGCGCACGACGTCACCTACGCGGGCGCGCCCGAGTACCTCGACAACATCCCGGACCGGATTCGCTGCGAGAAGTTCCCCTGGGACCCGGCCCGGGACGTCGCCGAACAGCTTCGCCCGCTGCTCGCCGCCACCCCGCACCAACGCGTCCTGGCCCGGCACGAGAAGCTGATCACCCCGGCGGCCGAGCTGCGCGCCGAGTTCGACATTCCGGGCCAACTCCCGGACACCGCACGGAACTTCCGCGACAAGCTGGCGATGAAGAGTGCCGTCGCCGCGGCCGGCCTGCGGGTGCCCCGCCACCTGCCCGCCGACGCCCTCCCCGACACCGCCCCCTGGCCGGGCCGCACCGTGCTCAAGCCCCGGGACGGCTCCGGCAGCCAGGGCGTCCGGGTCTTCGACTCCTACGCCGACGCCGCCGCCCACCTCCGCGCCCAGGACGACCCGCGGGCCGCCGCCCGCCTCGAACTGGAGGAGTATGTCGACGGCCCGATCTGGCACGTCGACGGCTTCCTCTTCCGGGGCGAACCCGTGATCGTCCAGCCCTCCCGCTACATCGGCACGCCGCTCGGCTTCGAGCGCGGCGAACCGGTCGGCACCGTCCAGCGCGACGACCCCGCCCTCGCCGACTGGGCGGTGCGCTGCGTCCGCGCCCTGGGCGGCGAGACGCTCACCTTCCACCTGGAGGCGATCGAGACCGCCGACGGCCCGGTCTTCCTGGAGGCCGCGGCCCGCTGCGGCGGCGGCTACATCGTCCGCGCCACCGAACTGCGCACCGGCGCCTACCTGCACACCCTCGACATGGCCTCGGACGTCGACGACGCCCTCGCCGAACGCTTCATCGGCCCGGCCCGCGCCGACCTCCACCACGGCTTCTTCCTCTACCCCGGCCACGTCCACGGCTCCGCCCCCGTCACCGTGCGGGTCGCCGACGGCCTGCTGGACGACCCGGTGCTGACCGGCCACCGCCTGGCGCCCCCCGGCACCCGCTGCCCCAGCGCCCCCTCCTACCGCCCCGAGAACCTCCCGCTGTCCGGCACGGTCGCCCACCCCGACCCCGACGCGGCGGAGACCTGGATACGGCGGCTGTTCGCCCGCACCACCGTGCACGTCCACCACCCCGCCGCCGAGGCGTACGACGGGACGGCCGCCGGCCCCGAGGACCACGAACTCGCCCACCGGCTCGCCGAACAGGCCGGCGAACTGCTGCTGGGCCTGCGCACCGAGACCGCCCTGGCCGACCCCGGCAGCCTCAAGGACCTCGGCGACGCCCGCTCGCACGCCTTCCTGACCGCCGAACTCGCCCGGCACCGCCCGCAGGACGCCGTCCTCTCCGAGGAGGGCGTCGCCGACCCGGCCCGGCTCGACGCCCACCGGGTGTGGATCGTCGACCCGCTGGACGGCACCCGCGAGTACGCCGAGGCCGGCCGCGCCGACTGGGCGGTGCACGTCGCGCTCTGGGTCGACGGCCGGCTGGCCGCCGGAGCGGTCGCCCTGCCCGCCCGCGGCACCACCCTCTCCACCGCCCGCCCGCACCCGGCGGCCGACCCCACCGCCCGCGACCTGCTCGGCAGCCGCACCCGGCCCCCGGCCTTCCTCGCCCGGGTCGCCGCCCGGGTCGGCTCCGACCTGGTCGGCATGGGCTCGGCCGGTGCCAAGAGCGCCGCCGTCCTGCTCGGCGAGGCCCGTGCCTACGTCCACGCCGGCGGCCAGTACGAGTGGGACTCCGCCGCCCCGGCCGCCGTCGCGCTGGCTGCCGGGTACCACGTCTCCCGCCTGGACGGCTCCCCGATGCGCTACAACCAGGCCGACCCCTACCTGCCCGACCTGCTGGTCTGCCGCACCGAGGACGCCCCGGTCCTGCTGGCGGCGATCGCCGTCGAGACCGCCGCCGAGACCCCCGCCGAGGACCGCCCGTGA
- a CDS encoding MFS transporter, with protein sequence MNVPVRSGGGDFAVYRTPLVSVTMASTFVLKLVSFLCIPFMTIYLSRTVDAPPYVIGAIVGLSQIGSLGAGFVSGVLADRVGKRRVLLVGLFGSSAVFLLFFLTATFLRATVAFPVLFALLNTGYGMMSAFFWPVTQVMMADSLPAERRPTVFRHRYVLTNCAVAIGPPVGAFLGIASARAAFVVSGSCYLAFSLAFWWLTRGTELGAATAPSERRSLGGALRVLGADRTFRGLTLSMVLFALAYCQIESNLSAVVSRGFADGVRFFSVLLTVNAVAVIALQPPATAIAKRLSPRRTIQLGNGLFAAVCLAFCFVEFSKAGLVALVVLVSMAEVLVVPTVSVVVDELAPPGLRGTYFGASTLRNLGLGVGPAAGGLVLAWADRSLLFAAMGLCALAAWAVIHLTLKENPGANPGPSPEPV encoded by the coding sequence ATGAACGTTCCTGTGAGAAGCGGCGGCGGAGACTTCGCCGTGTACCGGACCCCGCTGGTCTCGGTCACGATGGCCAGCACGTTCGTCCTGAAGCTGGTCTCCTTCCTGTGCATCCCGTTCATGACGATCTACCTGAGCCGGACCGTCGACGCCCCGCCCTACGTGATCGGCGCGATCGTCGGGCTCAGCCAGATCGGCTCGCTCGGCGCGGGCTTCGTCAGCGGCGTGCTCGCCGACCGGGTCGGCAAGCGGCGGGTGCTGCTGGTGGGGCTGTTCGGCAGCTCCGCGGTCTTCCTGCTGTTCTTCCTGACCGCGACCTTCCTGCGCGCGACGGTGGCCTTCCCGGTGCTGTTCGCGCTGCTGAACACCGGCTACGGGATGATGTCGGCGTTCTTCTGGCCGGTCACCCAGGTGATGATGGCCGACAGCCTGCCCGCCGAGCGCCGGCCGACGGTGTTCCGGCACCGCTACGTGCTGACCAACTGCGCGGTGGCGATCGGCCCGCCGGTCGGCGCCTTCCTCGGGATCGCCTCCGCCCGGGCCGCGTTCGTCGTCTCCGGCAGCTGCTACCTGGCCTTCTCGCTGGCCTTCTGGTGGCTGACCCGGGGCACCGAGCTCGGGGCGGCCACCGCGCCGTCCGAGCGCCGCAGCCTGGGCGGCGCGCTCCGGGTGCTCGGTGCGGACCGGACGTTCCGCGGGCTGACCCTGTCGATGGTGCTGTTCGCGCTGGCCTACTGCCAGATCGAGTCGAACCTGTCCGCGGTGGTCAGCCGGGGCTTCGCCGACGGCGTGCGGTTCTTCTCGGTGCTGCTGACGGTGAACGCGGTCGCGGTGATCGCCCTCCAGCCGCCCGCCACCGCGATCGCCAAGCGGCTCAGCCCCCGGCGGACCATCCAGCTGGGCAACGGGCTGTTCGCCGCGGTCTGCCTGGCCTTCTGCTTCGTCGAGTTCAGCAAGGCCGGCCTGGTCGCCCTGGTGGTCCTGGTCAGCATGGCCGAGGTGCTGGTGGTGCCGACGGTCAGCGTGGTGGTCGACGAGCTGGCGCCGCCCGGCCTGCGCGGCACCTACTTCGGGGCGTCCACCCTGCGCAACCTCGGCCTCGGCGTCGGCCCGGCGGCGGGCGGCCTGGTGCTGGCCTGGGCCGACCGGTCGCTGCTGTTCGCGGCCATGGGCCTGTGCGCCCTGGCGGCCTGGGCCGTCATCCACCTCACACTCAAGGAGAACCCCGGTGCGAATCCTGGTCCTTCACCAGAACCTGTTTGA